The following is a genomic window from Malus sylvestris chromosome 7, drMalSylv7.2, whole genome shotgun sequence.
TTTCagatattacatatatatataagaatctCCAAAACTCCTAAAAATAACTAACAATGTCTAATCTAATATCGCTTCATTTGTTGTTGAGAGAAGCAATTAACAGAAGGAAAACTTAATTCTTctcttaattaatttattaaccCTAAGCTGCAATCCCTTTCCCATGTGAAAACGATGATCTAACCCTAAACACATGCTCTTCACCTGTGCATTTATCAACCTTCACAACCCAATGGCTCTTTTTTCCAATCATTTTTGCATTATTGCTTTCTGATGGAATTCTTGTCACCAGCAACCCTCCTCCGATGGGCAACAACTGAGTCCTTGATCCGCCGGACCTCCACGACCCTTTTCCGAAAGCGTTATGCCCCACAACAATAGCTCCGTTTTGCTTCCTCCCCATCTGCACCGCTCTAAGAACTGCCTCGTGGTTCTTGAGGTTGCAATCGATGAGCACGAAATCCGCCTCCTTGTAGTAATTTAAAAGAAGATTTTGAGCTTCTCCAATAACAAACTCAACGTGACAAACGTTGACGCCGAGGATTTTCTCAGACAAGTGTAATTCTTCGTTACCGCGAAGAATGCATACAACTCTGCCGCCAGTTTGTTGAGCGGCGGCAGCTAGGGCTAGGGTTTTCGAGTCGGCAGCTCCAGCCCATGCAATAACCATTAGCTGCGCATTGTTGCCTGCTGCTAGGGCTGAAATGAACTCGATCACATCTGGCTCGTTTCCCTTCTGGCCctgaattaaaacaaaacaaaaaaccagcTAGTTAGAAACAATCGAATTAAACAGAAAAATCTAACATGAATTAAACAAAATGGTACgatcgaaaaaaaaaaccgttaAGTGATTcgagaaaaaaattataaaaggaTACTCACCATTTTTAGGGCTTTGAGGTAGGCTTTTGTGGCATTCTCAGCAGACCAGCAAGCCATGTTTGTTCTTGTAATTGTGAATGAATCTCtagctttctttttctctcaaatCTCAACGTTTAGCTTCAAGTTTGCTTTGGATAGAACATGGAAGGACTGACATATATAGGCAACAGCGTGGAAGGACTGACATATATAGGGGGCACTGCGCGGAATGCTTTCTTATTACGGACACTGGCAATCCAACTGGCCATGTTAGAAGATGTTTAAATCGAAATTTAACAAGTACCAACTAGGATAGTAGGATTATATATAAAATTGTTGTCCTTTTAGTACTAGTTTGTATGGAAAAACTATGGGCTAAACCGTGTTAGTGTACGTGCATTAGTTATTTAGTGTTACACACTTTTTCTCCGATAAAATGTAAATTAGTTACTTTCAAGCGTAAGTGCTTATAAATTCATTGCAAGGTATGACTCTCGCCTTTTAGTATAATTTGAAAACAATTACGAAATGTAGGAAATGTAGgaaataaactatcaaaattTCCGCTTGCTTAAtaaattgaaagagaaaaaggaaactATTAACAAGATATGAATAGGATCTTAGGAATCGGATACTTAATCTTCCCGGTTGAAATATATAGAGCTTGCTTagttaattattaaataattagatGAGTTTCCAGGAGGCAGCTCATTAACGTTAAAGTAAACATCTTAATATTTTTAGAGGAAGTATCTTAATATTTGATACCAATTaccaaatataaaattaaacttGCACGATGCCAATTATTTGTCTCCAAATACTCATTGATTTGCTGTGATGCCTTATATCTTAGAGACAACATAAGTTGAATATTACATATAATATATAGGAGGAGGAGAGCCCCATGTTATCCGAGGTAGAAAACCAACAAGTTTGGCAGTCCTCAATTTGCAAATTAGTCTTAAGTttaatttaacatttttttagCTATCAACTTGTACACTACGCAGAATTGGGATCATTTCCGGCTCTTTGTGTATGGAACCGATGAATTCGGAGATCCGGACTACTCATTTTGATTATTCGATCCTCATTAGTTCATTCTATTAGCCCATCTCACACAAACCAAGAGTCCAATTCTATCATTTTTACTCTTCAACGGCCTGAATCTCCAAGTTCTTGAGCTCccactagtaaaaaaaacactttgcgcgacgcaggtccttcgtcgcgcaaagtcaaaaaacgtcgcgcaaaactTTGCCCAACCCACCTTGGTCGCGCGAAAACCGTCGCGGCAAGGCAGTGACAGaaggctttg
Proteins encoded in this region:
- the LOC126629516 gene encoding uncharacterized protein LOC126629516, with product MACWSAENATKAYLKALKMGQKGNEPDVIEFISALAAGNNAQLMVIAWAGAADSKTLALAAAAQQTGGRVVCILRGNEELHLSEKILGVNVCHVEFVIGEAQNLLLNYYKEADFVLIDCNLKNHEAVLRAVQMGRKQNGAIVVGHNAFGKGSWRSGGSRTQLLPIGGGLLVTRIPSESNNAKMIGKKSHWVVKVDKCTGEEHVFRVRSSFSHGKGIAA